Genomic window (Candidatus Eisenbacteria bacterium):
CGGAGCTGATCGCGCAGGAGCCGGCGGCCGAGCGGAGCGCCGCGCGGCTCCTGGTGCTCGATCGCGCGACCGGGGCGATCCGACACGACCGGATCGCGGGCTTGCCGGCCATGCTGCGGCGCGGGGATCTGCTCGTGCTCAACGACACGCGGGTCATTCCCGCGCGCGTACGGGGGCGGCGGCCGACGGGCGGACGCGTGGAGGTGCTGGTGTGCGAGCCCGTCGACGTGTCGCGCGGCATCTGGACCGTGCTGGCCAAGGGCGCCGCGCGCGTCGGCGAGCGCGTCCACTTCGCGGACGGGGGCGGCGAATGGATCCGCGACCTGGGCGAGGGACGCTGGCACCTTCGCCTCGACGTCGGCCGGCCGGTGCTCGCGTGGCTCGAGACGGCCGGCGAGGTGCCGCTGCCGCCGTACATCCGCCGGCCGGAGGGACCGTCGGCAGCGGACCTCGACCGCTACCAGACGCTGTTCGCGCGCGTCCCTGGCGCGGTGGCGGCGCCGACGGCGGGGCTGCACTTCACGCCGGCGCTGCTCGGCGCCCTCGAGGAGGCGGGCGTGGCGTACGTCTTCGTCACGCTGCACGTGGGGCCCGGCACGTTCCTGCCGATCCGCACCGACGACCTGGCGGACTATCGGATGGCACCCGAGCGCTACGCCATTTCGGCGAGCGCGGCGTCCGCCATCGGGCGCGCCCTGCGCGAGCAGCGCCGGGTGGTCGCCGTCGGTACGACGACGGTGCGCGCCCTCGAGTCGGCGGCGGTGCGAGGGGACGCTCTCGCGGGCGCGGGCGAGGCGGGCCTCTTCATCCAGCCAGGGCACGAGTTCCGCGTCGTGGGCGCGATGCTGACGAACTTCCACCTCCCACGGACGCCGCTCCTCGCCATGGTCGCGGCGCTCGCTGGCTGGGAACGCGTTCGTGCGGCATACGAGGAGGCCGTGCGCGCGCGATACCGCTTCTACAGCTACGGCGACGCGATGCTGATCGTCTGACCGCCATGACGCGGCCGTCGTTCAGTGTCCTCCACACCCACCGGGGTGGTGCGCGCCTCGGTCGGCTCGTGACCGCACACGGGACGGTCGAGACGCCCGCGTTCATGCCAGTCGCGACCCACGGCAGCGTGAAGGGCGTCCTGCCGTCGCAATTGACCGAGCTGGGCGCGACGATCGTTCTCTCGAACGCGTATCACCTGGCGCAGCGACCGGGTGTGGAGGTCGTCGAAGCGCTCGGGGGCCTTCACCGGATGATGGGTTGGGACGGGCCCATCCTCACCGACAGCGGCGGCTTCCAGGTGATGAGCCTCGCGGGACTGGTCCGCGTCGACGACGACGGCGTCAGCTATCGCTCCCACGTCGACGGGCGCGCGGGTCGCATGCGTCCCGAAGACGCGATCGCGGTGCAGGAGCGGCTCGGCGTCGATGTCGCCATGTCGCTCGACGAGTGCGTGCCGGCGGGCGCGAGCGCGCACGAGGTGGCGCGTGCGGTGCGGCGGACGACGGCATGGGCGGCGCGGGGACGCGCGACGCGCCGGCGCGAGGACATGGCGCTCTTCGGCATCGTCCAGGGCGCATTCGATCCGGAGCAGCGTGCGGCGAGCGCGACCGAGCTCGTCGCCCTCGACTTCGACGGCTACGCGGCTGGCGGCCTGTCGGTGGGCGAGCCGCCGGGCGAGACGGCGCGGGTCGCCGAGCTGACGGTGAAGCTCCTCCCGGCGGATCGTCCGCGCTATCTGATGGGCACCGGAACGCCCGGAGATTTGCTTCGCTTCGCGGGCATGGGATATGACCTCTTCGATTGTGTCCTGCCGACGCGCAACGCGCGCAACGGTATGCTGTTCACCCGGGACGGGAAGGTGATGATCCGTAACGCTTGCC
Coding sequences:
- the tgt gene encoding tRNA guanosine(34) transglycosylase Tgt, with protein sequence MTRPSFSVLHTHRGGARLGRLVTAHGTVETPAFMPVATHGSVKGVLPSQLTELGATIVLSNAYHLAQRPGVEVVEALGGLHRMMGWDGPILTDSGGFQVMSLAGLVRVDDDGVSYRSHVDGRAGRMRPEDAIAVQERLGVDVAMSLDECVPAGASAHEVARAVRRTTAWAARGRATRRREDMALFGIVQGAFDPEQRAASATELVALDFDGYAAGGLSVGEPPGETARVAELTVKLLPADRPRYLMGTGTPGDLLRFAGMGYDLFDCVLPTRNARNGMLFTRDGKVMIRNACHARDPRPVDEHCSCYTCRRFSRGALRHLHLAHEMLAAQLATLHNLHFYLQLMREIRAALAEGTFPGRAAVAAGAWA
- the queA gene encoding tRNA preQ1(34) S-adenosylmethionine ribosyltransferase-isomerase QueA yields the protein MRLGDLDYELPPELIAQEPAAERSAARLLVLDRATGAIRHDRIAGLPAMLRRGDLLVLNDTRVIPARVRGRRPTGGRVEVLVCEPVDVSRGIWTVLAKGAARVGERVHFADGGGEWIRDLGEGRWHLRLDVGRPVLAWLETAGEVPLPPYIRRPEGPSAADLDRYQTLFARVPGAVAAPTAGLHFTPALLGALEEAGVAYVFVTLHVGPGTFLPIRTDDLADYRMAPERYAISASAASAIGRALREQRRVVAVGTTTVRALESAAVRGDALAGAGEAGLFIQPGHEFRVVGAMLTNFHLPRTPLLAMVAALAGWERVRAAYEEAVRARYRFYSYGDAMLIV